The sequence CACCCATCCCTGTCATAATGGCCCTCTGAAGATATAAATGTGCCCTGTTCAGACGAGTGATCAGGCGCCGTTCTATCAAATAATTTATTCTCCACGGGAGGAGGGACAAGGCCCCCGAgggtagagagacacagagagagagagctgctggtGTTTTACTCATCAGACAGCACAGAACAGCCAGGGCTGCGCAGCCTTGAGTGGAACTCTTTTTGCTCTCCATAAATGAAGCCTGAGGCTGGTTTGCTGTGATCATGCTTGGCCACTGGGTTTGAGCGCTTCAGAAACAGTAAGTGTATGGGCATGCGTGGGGTGGGTGTGCCTATGTTTGAGAGTGCGTTCACGTGTTTGTCTGCCTTCAAAGGATACATTATTCCAATTCAATTGATTCGaagtttgatgttttttttaacaaatgttATATGATTTGTTCTTCATATCTGTATGTGGTCCACATCTACTAAAtagatatctgtgtgtatgtttgtctatgTAGTCATGGGGATGGTGTGGTGTAAAGCATTAGCACCATGGTCCCAGAACAGTGGAAACGGTCACGAGGCCCCTCCATCCTGCACGTCCTgcagcatgggtgtgtgtgtggaccgcTGCTGTGACATCTGCTGCCAGGGCTGTGTGGGCTGCTTTGGTTGCCTGTGCCCCCGTGACTGTCTCTACACATTCTGTGCCATGATTGCCCGCCTTGCCCACTACTGTTCTGTCGGTCAGAAACCAGAGCCGGCCTATGCCATGCCTGGATCACGTAAGTTTGtttacttctctctttctatctgtaaCAGTTAGGGTCCTTATCTCTTATTCTCTGTTCTGCCACGTAGATCATTCTgtgctcactctctcctttaCACAACTGCCACTGCCTTGTCCTCAGGTGACTTGAGCTTGTTATGTGTCATGTTTCATACAGAGAAATGCTTCAGTGTGGGAGAAGAGGTGTAGATGCCACTTTGGCCAAGTTGACGGAGACACAGCGGAGACAGATGGCCCCAATGGCAGTCCTCCTCACCCAAATGTTCCATCATCTTTCACCTCTGTCTGTATTGATTGGGTCACCATTTGCTTTTGAGTAGATTGTTAAGCATTCTGTGCTTATTATTTTgtgattgtatttttttttatcatgtatACCCATACTAGCAATGTTTCTGTGCTCGATAACAAAAGTTAACAAATGATGGCAATTTCAATAAAGGCGCTGCCACGCAAATTCATCCACTTACTCTGTCTACAGTGCACTGCAAAAATTCAGCTTttaaaaacaagcaaaaaagtTAGAAAATgggggatatattacttaaaataagcaaaatgatctgccaacagaacaggaaaattTGGCTTACcaagatttaaaaaagaaaacccaAATATACCTAAacaactaaaaacaagtacatttgtcttgattctgactttgacaaagcagttttgtacttgtcagcggtgatcaaactagtttcaagcattaacttgctcagaaccagtaataaaatctcagtaacaggtTATAATACcgtattaagataattaagaaCCGAAACgctaaaaaaacataaaaaatgcctggtaagaagaaatatcttggcagacaaaaaacaagcatacatatattgccttgatttaagatatttcatcttactaagatttcaatTTTTGTAGTGTGTGCTGTAGCATTTTCAGACAACACCGttgcagtgttaatttcgttgacgaaaactatgacgaaaaatattcgttaacgacctttttcccgggactaagacgtgacgaaaacggatctttataaataaaaactatgactaaatctattttaactttcgttgacgagacgagacgagacgaaaatgttggtggttgactaagtcacaattgtttttttttctaaacttgtatgcacatcattggttgaatgttgcccggtcctgtatctatccctcctccactccctgagatgccccgacatgcaagtgacgccctaacagacgttatgatggctgaagttcaagcactcggtactggaagaaaaataagaatagatatctggacagtctttaattataacttgacagaaaataaaacacaatgcaccgcaataaccggagagaaaccttgtggcttcaaaataggtgggaggaacacaacaagagtcacctgaaagcgcacaagacaaccctgccatttatgccaaggtaaatgagctagtaactgtcaatgataattagctaatgttaactagttattagaatatatttgccaacgttaagttaacttcaaaagggcagtcgagtttatatgttgtgtcagcttgtacaactagctagtcattttcgattgaaacctcccgtttggctaggcaaatgagttccaaaacctttagctagctaacgttagctaactatgaggtagcatagctaagttatactagctatcgattgctagctaagttatactagctatcgataactagatagtaaacgcattgcagaatggactataggacaggccacgcatgacattaatcaagaaaaaataaatgaatacgtgattggtttacatatccttgtctatttatgcaattgttattatcattggcattactttcaactctcaaactatctgtctagctaaatatgttggttatcagattgcacagcaattcatatggaggatatgtggttgatttaactaaggccaggtaggcatagtagttgtattgtgttatcacatcatttgaatcttcaaaatctagacttgatattctcttatattttaatgataatactgttaattaagtattgccttaaaattattatttacgttgaattcattggaattcagctgtaggcatataccaggagatctgtattttagagactaattgcatccacagtttaagtactgcaagcttgactattatgcagttgtagacacaacacaaggggtccccgggcctgagaagggaagtaaaggagtttaatgtggctataagatggacttttaaatgtgactaaaactagactaaaatgtaatgagactttgtcgactaaaactagactaaaatgttctgagttttcgtcgacgaaaactagactaaaactaaggaggataaaaatgactaaaagtgactaaaactaatatgcattttcgtctaaagactaagactaagactaaatctaaaatagctgccaaaattaacactgcacCGTTGAGGATATCAGGATGAGATGTTCTACTGTGACTAACCTCCACATTTAGAATCTGAAAAATAAATCTCACGGTACCTTAACCTTAAAACTCAAATAAACATGTTAAAAACCCTTTCCCAGTGCTTCTTCAGATATAGTATGATAAACTGCATGTTGGAAAGCCCAGATGAGAGTT is a genomic window of Clupea harengus chromosome 1, Ch_v2.0.2, whole genome shotgun sequence containing:
- the LOC116221788 gene encoding uncharacterized protein LOC116221788 isoform X2, which encodes MQQNERSYPPKLQCNTPSRRHLSYDFLHLRTLSKRLGHLAFLAIHNLVMGMVWCKALAPWSQNSGNGHEAPPSCTSCSMGVCVDRCCDICCQGCVGCFGCLCPRDCLYTFCAMIARLAHYCSVGQKPEPAYAMPGSQKCFSVGEEV
- the LOC116221788 gene encoding keratin-associated protein 5-1-like isoform X1; this translates as MVWCKACGNSVGVCVDRCCDICCQGCVSCCGCLCPRDCLYTFCAMYYRLAHYCSVGQKPEPAYAMPGSLMGMVWCKALAPWSQNSGNGHEAPPSCTSCSMGVCVDRCCDICCQGCVGCFGCLCPRDCLYTFCAMIARLAHYCSVGQKPEPAYAMPGSQKCFSVGEEV